A stretch of Sinimarinibacterium sp. NLF-5-8 DNA encodes these proteins:
- a CDS encoding cytochrome bc complex cytochrome b subunit: MAIIPNPHKTTGFLGWIDDRFPLTKMWKDHLTEYYAPKNFNFWYFFGSLALLVLVNQIFTGIFLTMHYKPDAAQAWHSVEYIMRDVPWGNIIRYLHSTGASAFFVVVYLHMYRGLLYGSYRKPRELIWIFGMLIFFMLMAEAFAGYVLPWGQMSYWGAQVIISLFGAIPVIGPDLVVWIQGDYIPSDATLNRLFSLHVIALPFVIVGLVVAHLLALHEVGSNNPDGVEIKKHKDPKTGIPLDGIGFHPYYTVKDLVGVGVFLLIFLGIVFFAPDGGGYLLERPNFQEANPMVTPEHITPAWYFGAFYAILRAIPDKLLGVVGMGGAVVILFLLPWLDRSPVKSIRYKGPIFKTALALFTIAFVALCYFGMQPPSEIGTLVSRIGTVIYFGFFILMPFYSKIDKTKPVPERVTYEAH; the protein is encoded by the coding sequence ATGGCGATCATTCCAAACCCGCATAAAACCACCGGCTTTCTCGGCTGGATCGATGATCGTTTTCCTCTCACAAAAATGTGGAAGGATCACCTCACCGAGTACTACGCACCGAAGAACTTCAACTTCTGGTACTTCTTCGGCTCTCTGGCGCTGCTGGTACTGGTCAACCAGATCTTTACCGGCATCTTCCTGACGATGCACTACAAGCCCGACGCTGCGCAGGCCTGGCACAGCGTGGAATACATCATGCGCGATGTGCCCTGGGGCAACATCATCCGCTATCTGCATTCCACCGGCGCATCGGCGTTCTTCGTCGTCGTCTACCTGCACATGTATCGCGGCCTGCTCTACGGCTCCTATCGCAAGCCGCGTGAGCTGATCTGGATCTTTGGCATGTTGATCTTCTTCATGCTGATGGCCGAAGCCTTCGCTGGCTATGTGCTGCCCTGGGGTCAGATGTCCTACTGGGGCGCACAGGTGATCATCTCGCTGTTTGGCGCCATTCCGGTGATTGGCCCTGATCTGGTGGTCTGGATCCAGGGCGACTACATCCCCTCGGATGCCACGCTGAACCGCCTGTTCTCGCTGCACGTCATTGCCCTGCCGTTCGTCATCGTCGGGCTTGTGGTTGCGCACTTGCTGGCCCTGCACGAAGTCGGCTCCAACAACCCCGACGGCGTCGAGATCAAAAAGCACAAGGATCCCAAGACCGGCATCCCGCTCGACGGCATCGGCTTTCACCCCTACTACACCGTCAAGGATCTGGTAGGCGTGGGCGTGTTCCTGCTGATCTTCCTCGGCATCGTGTTTTTTGCCCCGGATGGCGGCGGCTACCTGCTGGAGCGTCCCAACTTCCAGGAAGCCAACCCAATGGTGACGCCGGAGCACATCACCCCGGCCTGGTACTTTGGTGCGTTCTACGCAATCCTGCGCGCGATTCCCGACAAGCTGCTCGGCGTCGTCGGCATGGGCGGCGCAGTCGTGATCCTGTTTTTGTTGCCGTGGCTTGATCGTTCGCCGGTCAAATCCATTCGCTACAAAGGCCCGATCTTCAAAACCGCGCTGGCACTGTTCACCATCGCCTTCGTCGCCCTGTGCTATTTCGGCATGCAACCGCCTTCTGAAATCGGCACCTTGGTATCGCGTATCGGCACCGTCATCTACTTTGGATTCTTCATCCTGATGCCGTTTTACTCGAAGATCGACAAAACCAAGCCCGTACCGGAGCGTGTGACCTATGAAGCGCATTAA
- a CDS encoding cytochrome c1, with amino-acid sequence MKRINLLLRSLLLAGATLGMASAANASGGHADLPYTFKADTGNMASVQRGARNFMNYCSGCHSMQHLRYSRLGADLGIPDDLLAENLMFTSDKPGNPIVSSLPHDKAASWFGAAPPDLSVTSRLRTPTWVYNYLLTFYVDDSRPLGTNNLALPGASMPNVLGALQGQQVYTPAEGEAAHGEHAASPFKRISQGSMDEREFQKFVGDTVNFMTYAAEPGKAARVSTGFKVSVFLLIFSFLAWLLKREYWKDVH; translated from the coding sequence ATGAAGCGCATTAATCTGTTGCTGCGCTCGCTGCTATTGGCTGGCGCAACCCTGGGCATGGCATCGGCGGCAAACGCCTCCGGTGGCCATGCAGACCTGCCGTACACCTTCAAAGCCGACACCGGCAACATGGCCTCGGTGCAACGGGGTGCCCGCAACTTCATGAACTACTGCTCGGGCTGCCACTCCATGCAGCACCTGCGCTATTCACGTCTGGGCGCCGATCTCGGCATTCCGGATGACCTGTTGGCGGAAAACCTCATGTTCACCTCGGACAAACCGGGGAATCCCATCGTCTCGTCACTGCCGCATGACAAAGCGGCAAGCTGGTTCGGAGCTGCACCGCCCGATCTGAGCGTCACCTCACGGTTGCGCACCCCAACCTGGGTCTACAACTATCTGCTGACGTTCTACGTTGACGATAGCCGCCCCCTGGGAACCAACAACCTTGCACTGCCGGGCGCCTCCATGCCCAACGTGCTTGGCGCGTTGCAGGGTCAGCAGGTCTACACGCCCGCCGAAGGCGAAGCCGCCCACGGGGAGCACGCCGCGTCACCGTTCAAGCGCATCAGCCAGGGCAGCATGGACGAACGCGAGTTCCAGAAGTTTGTCGGCGACACCGTCAACTTCATGACCTACGCCGCCGAACCCGGCAAAGCCGCGCGCGTTTCCACCGGCTTCAAGGTTTCGGTGTTCTTGCTGATCTTCTCGTTCCTCGCGTGGTTGCTCAAACGCGAATACTGGAAGGACGTGCACTAA
- a CDS encoding ClpXP protease specificity-enhancing factor, producing MSPSRRPYLIRAIHQWCSDNGHTPHIMVAADYPGANVPTQYVQDGRITLNISYNAVRDLHLDDDLIWFSTRFAGRATDVQFPPGAVLAIFARENGEGVMFGEVEARTEPEAQPAAAATARPTLSAVSSSSEDHGDGTPPDDTPPPPRPKGRPTLRVIK from the coding sequence ATGAGCCCCTCCCGCCGTCCTTACCTGATTCGCGCCATTCACCAATGGTGCAGCGATAACGGTCATACGCCCCACATCATGGTGGCGGCAGACTATCCCGGCGCCAATGTCCCAACGCAATATGTGCAGGATGGCCGGATCACACTCAACATCAGCTATAACGCGGTGCGTGACCTGCACCTGGACGACGATCTGATCTGGTTTTCAACCCGCTTTGCAGGGCGCGCGACCGATGTGCAATTTCCACCCGGCGCAGTGCTGGCGATCTTTGCCCGCGAAAATGGCGAAGGCGTGATGTTTGGCGAAGTCGAAGCCCGCACCGAACCCGAGGCCCAACCTGCCGCTGCTGCCACCGCGCGCCCGACCCTGAGCGCAGTCTCCTCCAGCAGCGAAGATCATGGTGATGGCACGCCGCCTGACGACACGCCACCACCGCCCCGCCCCAAAGGACGCCCCACGCTGCGGGTCATCAAGTAA
- a CDS encoding nuclear transport factor 2 family protein, with product MHPELEHQLLQLLDKQAITELVHAYCNAADRHDFAKMRALYHDDAIDEHGQFSRGLARDFLDKLPDIQAPMAILHHNITTLNLKLAGDRAEGEVYLIAMHQVQSDEGLFDVLIGGRYLDKYQKRNGVWKFAHRSIVADWAYAADPSRVRLDHPFLSGAFIGKPGADDPSYGFFELLKRGMR from the coding sequence ATGCATCCGGAACTTGAACATCAACTGTTGCAGTTGCTCGACAAGCAGGCCATTACCGAGTTGGTCCATGCGTATTGCAATGCGGCCGATCGGCACGATTTTGCCAAGATGCGCGCGCTTTATCACGACGATGCCATTGATGAGCATGGGCAGTTTTCCCGAGGGCTGGCGCGCGATTTTCTGGATAAATTGCCCGATATTCAGGCACCGATGGCGATCCTGCATCACAACATCACCACCCTCAATCTCAAACTTGCGGGCGACCGTGCCGAGGGAGAGGTGTATTTGATCGCAATGCATCAGGTGCAGTCCGACGAGGGGTTGTTTGATGTGCTGATCGGCGGGCGTTATCTGGACAAGTACCAGAAACGCAATGGCGTCTGGAAGTTTGCACACCGTTCGATTGTGGCTGATTGGGCGTATGCGGCCGATCCCAGTCGGGTTCGGCTGGATCATCCGTTCTTGTCCGGTGCATTCATTGGCAAGCCCGGCGCAGATGATCCTTCGTATGGCTTTTTTGAGCTGCTGAAACGGGGCATGCGTTGA
- a CDS encoding RDD family protein: MTTLPAPIWRRFAAAFYDALLLLGVWLVALIIDLIMRTLLALPRDWVMLRAYLFLVGLAFFGWFWTHGGQTLGMRAWKLQVRRINGTPLRWLDAAARYGLTLLCWSALLAPALLRFPSLQNTHPLLPSVCIGAGIASLMALLMMRLDTQRRAPQDWLSRTEVVLLKAPKHPHAAPVAED; this comes from the coding sequence ATGACGACACTCCCCGCTCCAATCTGGCGACGCTTTGCCGCTGCTTTTTACGACGCCCTGCTGCTGCTCGGCGTATGGCTGGTTGCCCTGATCATTGATCTGATCATGCGCACACTGCTGGCGCTGCCGCGCGACTGGGTCATGCTGCGCGCCTATCTGTTTTTGGTAGGGCTGGCGTTCTTTGGCTGGTTCTGGACGCACGGCGGACAAACGCTGGGGATGCGGGCGTGGAAACTGCAAGTGCGCCGCATCAACGGCACACCCCTGCGCTGGCTCGATGCCGCCGCGCGCTACGGCCTGACACTGCTGTGCTGGAGCGCACTGCTCGCACCCGCACTGCTGCGCTTTCCCTCGCTGCAAAACACCCATCCGCTGCTGCCCAGTGTCTGCATCGGCGCGGGCATCGCCTCACTGATGGCGCTGTTGATGATGCGCCTGGACACGCAGCGCCGCGCCCCCCAGGACTGGCTGAGCCGAACCGAGGTCGTGCTTCTCAAGGCGCCGAAGCATCCGCACGCCGCACCTGTGGCTGAAGATTGA